The proteins below are encoded in one region of Oncorhynchus gorbuscha isolate QuinsamMale2020 ecotype Even-year linkage group LG01, OgorEven_v1.0, whole genome shotgun sequence:
- the LOC124036075 gene encoding peptidyl-prolyl cis-trans isomerase FKBP4-like, which yields MTAEEVTNEGQNIPLPMEGDDITQKKDGGVLKLVKQEGTGTELPMTGDKVFVHYVGTLLDGTPFDSSRERGEKFSFELGKGQVIKAWDLGVATMKVGEISQLICKPEYAYGTAGSPPKIPPNATLVFQVELFEFRGEDITEGEDGGIIRRIITKGAGYSKPNEGAAVEVCVEGSCEGKVFDQRELKFELGDGKSLGLPSGVEKALTAMEQGEESLFIIKPKYGYGNIGSSKYSIPGGATLQYKLKLTTFEKAKESWEMNSAEKLEQSVIIKEKGTQYFKEGKHRQASVQYKRIVSWLENESSLPEGEDQKAKALRLAAHLNLAMCFIKLQEPSSAFDNCDKALELDESNEKALFRRGEALFAMKEFDRARADFQRVTQLYPSNKAAKSQVVLCQKQIKEQHEKDKRLYANMFQKFAERDAKKDADKGTENIGGMDVEESGGQE from the exons TTGGTGAAGCAAGAGGGCACAGGGACAGAGCTGCCTATGACTGGGGACAAGGTGTTTGTTCACTATGTTGGCACGCTGCTGGATGGAACCCCATTTGACTCCAGTCGCGAACGAGGAGAGAAGTTCTCCTTTGAGCTgggcaaag gtcaggtAATCAAGGCGTGGGACCTGGGAGTGGCTACTATGAAAGTAGGAGAGATTAGCCAGCTGATCTGTAAACCAGAGTACGCCTATGGCACTGCCGGCAGCCCCCCGAAGATACCCCCCAATGCTACACTTGTCTTCCag gtggaGCTGTTTGAGTTTCGAGGGGAGGACATCactgagggagaggatggaggaattATCCGTCGCATCATCACTAAGGGAGCGGGATACTCCAAACCTAATGAAGGAGCTGCCGTAGAAG TGTGCGTGGAGGGCAGCTGTGAGGGCAAGGTCTTTGACCAGAGGGAGCTGAAGTTTGAGTTGGGAGATGGAAAGAGTCTGGGTCTGCCAAGTGGGGTGGAGAAAGCCCTGACCGCcatggaacagggagaggagtcaCTCTTCATCATCAAACCCAA gtatGGCTATGGAAACATAGGAAGCAGCAAGTACAGTATTCCTGGTGGAGCCACTCTGCAGTACAAACTCAAACTGACCACCTTCGAGAAG GCTAAGGAATCCTGGGAGATGAACTCAGCAGAGAAACTGGAGCAGAGCGTCATCATTAAGGAGAAAGGAACACAGTACTTCAAG gaaggGAAGCATCGCCAAGCATCTGTCCAGTATAAGAGGATTGTGTCATGGCTGGAGAATGAATCAAGTTTGCCTGAGGGGGAGGACCAGAAAGCTAAAGCCCTGCGATTGGCTGCTCACCTCAACCTGGCCATGTGCTTCATCAAGCTTCAGGAACCAAGCTCTGCCTTCGACAACTGTGACAAG GCCCTGGAGCTAGACGAATCCAATGAAAAGGCTCTATTCCGGAGGGGGGAGGCGCTGTTTGCCATGAAGGAGTTTGATAGGGCGAGAGCAGACTTCCAGCGCGTCACCCAGCTTTATCCTAGCAACAAGGCCGCCAAGAGCCAG GTGGTTCTGTGCCAGAAACAGATTAAGGAGCAGCATGAGAAGGACAAGAGGCTCTACGCCAACATGTTCCAGAAGTTCGCAGAGAGAGACGCCAAG AAGGACGCTGACAAGGGGACGGAGAACATAGGTGGGAtggatgtagaggagagtggaggacagGAGTAA